In one window of Macadamia integrifolia cultivar HAES 741 chromosome 2, SCU_Mint_v3, whole genome shotgun sequence DNA:
- the LOC122092427 gene encoding helicase-like transcription factor CHR27 isoform X2 yields the protein MVISLVKAVSNLSRRNSVWSVDPLRSIFDSSRRCFSLLKRWIEKLHCHGGYCSTMMDPIDITSSDSENEVTIEKKTSLAVGPSASQTSRKLPSWASTSSPNSANCNGSHQTPLLPGRTSLSNKRSANHDHYSQSELQINPNGDKDKTLNQESALIDYSKYSRENGYTDQPMNFVDIENLGRSIDSRNNEMLGTASGKVLSQQNSGRILPPSLHPFSTSTKSKTSLENGARSYIPDTYGKSYNFGGATATDHNFYMKDHLVKGNDNDAIVCENKGSRLLPPSLTQAKSTGFSFGGSNDPVFRPHVGEERSAENDERIIFQAALQVIFS from the exons ATGGTTATTTCACTGGTT AAAGCAGTATCCAATCTTAGTAGGCGCAACAGTGTGTGGAGTGTGGATCCTCTTCGCAGCATCTTTGACTCCTCTCGGAgatgtttctctctcttgaagAGATGGATTGAGAAATTGCATTGTCATG GAGGATATTGTTCAACTATGATGGATCCTATAGATATAACTTCTTCAGATAGTGAAAATGAAGTTACCATAGAAAAGAAAACCTCACTTGCAGTGGGACCTTCTGCTTCACAGACTTCAAGGAAGCTTCCTTCATGGGCTTCAACTTCCAGCCCAAATTCAGCAA ATTGTAATGGATCGCATCAAACGCCTTTGTTGCCTGGAAGAACATCACTTTCTAACAAAAGGTCTGCAAACCATGATCACTATTCACAGTCTGAACTCCAAATCAATCCAAATGGTGATAAGGACAAAACTTTGAATCAGGAGAGTGCCTTGATAGATTATTCTAAATACTCCAGAGAAAATGGATATACAGATCAGCCAATGAATTTTGTTGACATTGAAAATCTTGGAAGGTCAATTGATTCCAGAAATAATGAGATGCTTGGTACAGCTTCTGGAAAGGTTTTATCCCAACAAAATTCAGGGAGGATCCTTCCACCGTCTCTTCATCCATTTTCGACTAGTACCAAATCTAAAACTTCTTTGGAGAATGGAGCTAGGAGTTACATCCCAGATACTTATGGCAAATCCTATAATTTTGGTGGTGCAACTGCAACTGATCATAATTTTTATATGAAAGATCATTTAGTCAAAGGGAATGATAACGATGCTATTGTGTGTGAAAATAAAGGAAGTAGGCTTCTACCTCCATCTTTGACACAAGCAAAGTCTACTGGTTTTTCATTCGGTGGTTCAAATGATCCTGTATTTCGTCCTCATGTGGGAGAAGAAAGGTCTGCAGAGAATGATGAGAGAATAATTTTTCAAGCTGCTCTACAGGTAATTTTTTCGTGA
- the LOC122092427 gene encoding helicase-like transcription factor CHR27 isoform X1: MLFVWCFTLRLKRLLGSQLVQVSNLSRRNSVWSVDPLRSIFDSSRRCFSLLKRWIEKLHCHGGYCSTMMDPIDITSSDSENEVTIEKKTSLAVGPSASQTSRKLPSWASTSSPNSANCNGSHQTPLLPGRTSLSNKRSANHDHYSQSELQINPNGDKDKTLNQESALIDYSKYSRENGYTDQPMNFVDIENLGRSIDSRNNEMLGTASGKVLSQQNSGRILPPSLHPFSTSTKSKTSLENGARSYIPDTYGKSYNFGGATATDHNFYMKDHLVKGNDNDAIVCENKGSRLLPPSLTQAKSTGFSFGGSNDPVFRPHVGEERSAENDERIIFQAALQVIFS; this comes from the exons ATGTTATTTGTTTGGTGCTTCACATTGAGATTAAAGAGATTATTGGGTTCACAATTAGTTCAAG TATCCAATCTTAGTAGGCGCAACAGTGTGTGGAGTGTGGATCCTCTTCGCAGCATCTTTGACTCCTCTCGGAgatgtttctctctcttgaagAGATGGATTGAGAAATTGCATTGTCATG GAGGATATTGTTCAACTATGATGGATCCTATAGATATAACTTCTTCAGATAGTGAAAATGAAGTTACCATAGAAAAGAAAACCTCACTTGCAGTGGGACCTTCTGCTTCACAGACTTCAAGGAAGCTTCCTTCATGGGCTTCAACTTCCAGCCCAAATTCAGCAA ATTGTAATGGATCGCATCAAACGCCTTTGTTGCCTGGAAGAACATCACTTTCTAACAAAAGGTCTGCAAACCATGATCACTATTCACAGTCTGAACTCCAAATCAATCCAAATGGTGATAAGGACAAAACTTTGAATCAGGAGAGTGCCTTGATAGATTATTCTAAATACTCCAGAGAAAATGGATATACAGATCAGCCAATGAATTTTGTTGACATTGAAAATCTTGGAAGGTCAATTGATTCCAGAAATAATGAGATGCTTGGTACAGCTTCTGGAAAGGTTTTATCCCAACAAAATTCAGGGAGGATCCTTCCACCGTCTCTTCATCCATTTTCGACTAGTACCAAATCTAAAACTTCTTTGGAGAATGGAGCTAGGAGTTACATCCCAGATACTTATGGCAAATCCTATAATTTTGGTGGTGCAACTGCAACTGATCATAATTTTTATATGAAAGATCATTTAGTCAAAGGGAATGATAACGATGCTATTGTGTGTGAAAATAAAGGAAGTAGGCTTCTACCTCCATCTTTGACACAAGCAAAGTCTACTGGTTTTTCATTCGGTGGTTCAAATGATCCTGTATTTCGTCCTCATGTGGGAGAAGAAAGGTCTGCAGAGAATGATGAGAGAATAATTTTTCAAGCTGCTCTACAGGTAATTTTTTCGTGA
- the LOC122092427 gene encoding helicase-like transcription factor CHR27 isoform X4 — protein sequence MMDPIDITSSDSENEVTIEKKTSLAVGPSASQTSRKLPSWASTSSPNSANCNGSHQTPLLPGRTSLSNKRSANHDHYSQSELQINPNGDKDKTLNQESALIDYSKYSRENGYTDQPMNFVDIENLGRSIDSRNNEMLGTASGKVLSQQNSGRILPPSLHPFSTSTKSKTSLENGARSYIPDTYGKSYNFGGATATDHNFYMKDHLVKGNDNDAIVCENKGSRLLPPSLTQAKSTGFSFGGSNDPVFRPHVGEERSAENDERIIFQAALQVIFS from the exons ATGATGGATCCTATAGATATAACTTCTTCAGATAGTGAAAATGAAGTTACCATAGAAAAGAAAACCTCACTTGCAGTGGGACCTTCTGCTTCACAGACTTCAAGGAAGCTTCCTTCATGGGCTTCAACTTCCAGCCCAAATTCAGCAA ATTGTAATGGATCGCATCAAACGCCTTTGTTGCCTGGAAGAACATCACTTTCTAACAAAAGGTCTGCAAACCATGATCACTATTCACAGTCTGAACTCCAAATCAATCCAAATGGTGATAAGGACAAAACTTTGAATCAGGAGAGTGCCTTGATAGATTATTCTAAATACTCCAGAGAAAATGGATATACAGATCAGCCAATGAATTTTGTTGACATTGAAAATCTTGGAAGGTCAATTGATTCCAGAAATAATGAGATGCTTGGTACAGCTTCTGGAAAGGTTTTATCCCAACAAAATTCAGGGAGGATCCTTCCACCGTCTCTTCATCCATTTTCGACTAGTACCAAATCTAAAACTTCTTTGGAGAATGGAGCTAGGAGTTACATCCCAGATACTTATGGCAAATCCTATAATTTTGGTGGTGCAACTGCAACTGATCATAATTTTTATATGAAAGATCATTTAGTCAAAGGGAATGATAACGATGCTATTGTGTGTGAAAATAAAGGAAGTAGGCTTCTACCTCCATCTTTGACACAAGCAAAGTCTACTGGTTTTTCATTCGGTGGTTCAAATGATCCTGTATTTCGTCCTCATGTGGGAGAAGAAAGGTCTGCAGAGAATGATGAGAGAATAATTTTTCAAGCTGCTCTACAGGTAATTTTTTCGTGA
- the LOC122092427 gene encoding helicase-like transcription factor CHR27 isoform X3 — protein MIVVLSRNSCINFSAGGYCSTMMDPIDITSSDSENEVTIEKKTSLAVGPSASQTSRKLPSWASTSSPNSANCNGSHQTPLLPGRTSLSNKRSANHDHYSQSELQINPNGDKDKTLNQESALIDYSKYSRENGYTDQPMNFVDIENLGRSIDSRNNEMLGTASGKVLSQQNSGRILPPSLHPFSTSTKSKTSLENGARSYIPDTYGKSYNFGGATATDHNFYMKDHLVKGNDNDAIVCENKGSRLLPPSLTQAKSTGFSFGGSNDPVFRPHVGEERSAENDERIIFQAALQVIFS, from the exons ATG ATTGTGGTTTTGTCCAGGAATTCTTGTATTAACTTCTCTGCAGGAGGATATTGTTCAACTATGATGGATCCTATAGATATAACTTCTTCAGATAGTGAAAATGAAGTTACCATAGAAAAGAAAACCTCACTTGCAGTGGGACCTTCTGCTTCACAGACTTCAAGGAAGCTTCCTTCATGGGCTTCAACTTCCAGCCCAAATTCAGCAA ATTGTAATGGATCGCATCAAACGCCTTTGTTGCCTGGAAGAACATCACTTTCTAACAAAAGGTCTGCAAACCATGATCACTATTCACAGTCTGAACTCCAAATCAATCCAAATGGTGATAAGGACAAAACTTTGAATCAGGAGAGTGCCTTGATAGATTATTCTAAATACTCCAGAGAAAATGGATATACAGATCAGCCAATGAATTTTGTTGACATTGAAAATCTTGGAAGGTCAATTGATTCCAGAAATAATGAGATGCTTGGTACAGCTTCTGGAAAGGTTTTATCCCAACAAAATTCAGGGAGGATCCTTCCACCGTCTCTTCATCCATTTTCGACTAGTACCAAATCTAAAACTTCTTTGGAGAATGGAGCTAGGAGTTACATCCCAGATACTTATGGCAAATCCTATAATTTTGGTGGTGCAACTGCAACTGATCATAATTTTTATATGAAAGATCATTTAGTCAAAGGGAATGATAACGATGCTATTGTGTGTGAAAATAAAGGAAGTAGGCTTCTACCTCCATCTTTGACACAAGCAAAGTCTACTGGTTTTTCATTCGGTGGTTCAAATGATCCTGTATTTCGTCCTCATGTGGGAGAAGAAAGGTCTGCAGAGAATGATGAGAGAATAATTTTTCAAGCTGCTCTACAGGTAATTTTTTCGTGA